In Exiguobacterium sibiricum 7-3, a genomic segment contains:
- a CDS encoding MerR family transcriptional regulator has translation MLKIGQVAEATGLSKRTIDYYTSLGLLTTERTPAGYRLYTEDVVQHIQKIEYLKTQRLSLQEILAFFTEREVKTGDAIYQEVQQLQESVNGLEQRLLQSTDYEKQEIRLELSQRLTLIASLIAQL, from the coding sequence TTGCTTAAAATCGGTCAGGTCGCGGAGGCCACCGGCTTATCAAAACGGACCATCGACTACTATACATCGCTCGGTTTATTAACAACAGAGCGGACACCAGCTGGTTATCGTTTGTATACGGAAGATGTCGTCCAGCATATTCAAAAGATTGAGTATTTAAAGACACAACGGCTGTCCCTGCAAGAGATTCTTGCTTTCTTCACCGAGCGTGAAGTCAAAACGGGTGATGCCATTTATCAAGAAGTACAGCAGCTTCAAGAAAGCGTCAACGGTCTCGAACAGCGTTTATTGCAATCGACCGACTATGAGAAACAGGAGATTCGTCTCGAACTGTCTCAACGTCTGACATTGATTGCTTCCCTGATTGCGCAGCTGTAA
- a CDS encoding (Fe-S)-binding protein has translation MGTFLLINWIAFLLIAGYAGYLFVTLVKSRYEAIRRGKKAEWTLTNKERLNAVLVNVFGQKKLLKDKKSGTIHVMMFYGFLLVQFGAIDFIWKGLAVGQRFPHIPLGPLYPIFTFFQEIVMLVILVAVVWGFYRRYVEKLVRLKRNFMAGLALIFIGGLMIAVLFGNGFFLVYENHSTFGEPVASAIAFLFSWVPQQVAFGLFVFFWWAHLLFLLSFMVYIPQGKHAHLIAGTANVWLGRTSKVGRLAPIDLSVMEEAEDDEAEFSFGVNRIEDFNQKQLVDLYACVECGRCTNMCPASGTGKMLSPMDLIVKLRDHLNMKTAAITQKSPWAPAFAFEGSQGNQIASLAAAGQMDVVPDSLIGNVITEEEIWACTTCRNCEDQCPVMNEHVDKIIDLRRHLVMMEGKMDPEMQRTMANIERQGNPWGMNRKERENWRKTREELVVPTAKEKKKAGEEFEYLFWVGAMGSYDSRSQKIAMAFARILNEADISFAILGNDEKNSGDTPRRIGNEVLFQELAEANIKSFEKYDVKKIVTIDPHAYNTFKNEYPDFGLSPDVEVYHHTELLARLIDDQRIKPVHEVSERVVYHDSCYLGRYNDIYDAPRYILEKIPGITLVETERNREKGMCCGAGGGMMWQEEKVGARVNVARTEQLLTVQPSVIGSACPYCLTMLSDGTKAKEVDEQVATYDVVELLERSIVGTPMKEAVTN, from the coding sequence ATGGGGACGTTTTTACTGATTAACTGGATTGCTTTCCTGCTCATCGCAGGATACGCGGGTTATTTATTCGTCACGCTTGTCAAAAGTCGGTACGAGGCGATTCGCAGGGGGAAAAAAGCGGAATGGACGCTGACAAACAAAGAACGGCTCAATGCGGTTCTCGTCAACGTATTTGGACAAAAGAAACTGTTGAAGGATAAGAAAAGCGGTACGATTCATGTCATGATGTTTTACGGATTTTTACTCGTTCAATTTGGAGCGATTGATTTTATCTGGAAGGGGCTCGCGGTCGGACAACGTTTTCCACATATTCCGCTCGGTCCACTTTATCCGATTTTCACATTTTTCCAGGAAATCGTCATGCTTGTCATCTTAGTGGCTGTCGTTTGGGGATTCTACCGCCGCTATGTTGAAAAACTGGTTCGTCTAAAACGAAATTTCATGGCCGGACTGGCCTTGATTTTCATCGGTGGATTAATGATCGCTGTCCTGTTCGGAAACGGATTTTTCCTCGTCTATGAAAATCATTCCACGTTCGGTGAACCGGTCGCGTCGGCGATTGCCTTCCTATTCAGCTGGGTGCCGCAACAAGTCGCCTTTGGATTGTTTGTCTTCTTCTGGTGGGCGCACTTGCTGTTCTTACTCAGCTTCATGGTCTATATCCCGCAAGGCAAACACGCCCACCTGATTGCCGGAACAGCCAACGTTTGGCTCGGCCGGACGTCAAAAGTCGGACGCCTCGCACCGATTGATCTGTCAGTCATGGAAGAAGCAGAAGACGACGAGGCAGAATTCAGCTTTGGTGTTAACCGGATTGAAGATTTTAATCAAAAGCAACTCGTTGATTTATATGCCTGTGTCGAATGCGGCCGTTGTACGAATATGTGCCCGGCCAGCGGAACCGGAAAAATGCTGTCACCGATGGACTTGATTGTTAAACTGCGTGATCACCTGAATATGAAGACGGCGGCGATCACCCAAAAATCTCCGTGGGCACCAGCGTTTGCCTTTGAAGGGTCACAGGGAAATCAGATTGCGTCACTTGCTGCGGCCGGACAGATGGATGTCGTTCCGGATTCGTTGATCGGTAACGTCATCACTGAAGAAGAGATTTGGGCCTGCACGACATGCCGGAATTGTGAAGACCAATGTCCGGTCATGAACGAACACGTTGATAAAATCATCGACCTCCGTCGTCACCTTGTGATGATGGAAGGGAAAATGGATCCCGAGATGCAGCGGACGATGGCGAACATCGAACGCCAGGGGAATCCATGGGGGATGAACCGGAAAGAACGCGAAAACTGGCGCAAAACGCGCGAAGAGCTGGTCGTCCCGACTGCAAAAGAAAAGAAAAAAGCCGGCGAAGAGTTCGAGTACCTCTTCTGGGTTGGAGCGATGGGCTCATATGACAGCCGCAGTCAAAAAATCGCGATGGCGTTTGCGCGAATCTTAAATGAAGCGGACATCTCGTTTGCGATTCTCGGCAACGATGAGAAAAACTCCGGTGATACACCACGCCGCATCGGGAATGAAGTTCTGTTCCAAGAACTCGCGGAAGCAAACATCAAATCGTTTGAGAAATACGATGTTAAAAAAATCGTCACGATTGATCCGCATGCGTACAATACGTTCAAAAACGAGTACCCAGACTTTGGTCTCAGCCCGGACGTCGAAGTGTATCACCATACGGAGCTGCTCGCCCGGTTGATTGACGATCAACGGATCAAACCGGTTCATGAGGTCAGTGAACGGGTCGTCTACCATGATTCGTGTTACCTCGGGCGTTACAATGACATTTATGATGCACCACGTTATATCTTAGAGAAAATTCCGGGTATCACGCTTGTCGAAACGGAACGCAACCGGGAAAAAGGAATGTGTTGTGGAGCCGGCGGTGGGATGATGTGGCAGGAAGAAAAAGTCGGCGCACGGGTCAACGTCGCACGGACCGAACAGTTGTTGACGGTGCAACCATCCGTCATCGGATCAGCTTGTCCGTACTGCCTGACGATGCTCAGCGACGGAACGAAGGCGAAAGAGGTCGACGAGCAAGTCGCGACCTATGATGTCGTCGAACTGCTCGAACGGTCAATCGTCGGAACACCAATGAAGGAAGCGGTAACAAACTAA
- a CDS encoding zinc-binding dehydrogenase, translated as MKAVQVNGYGGVEQLEVVERPVPTPRAGEVLVEVKACGINNTEIWMREGAYGTDDKSGWKPEGVQFPRVPGSDISGRIIEVGSGVDPSRVGQDVVLFPFTSSGADGTEHISEDMAFIGSEYDGGYAEYVVWPATLCYDMPLDDYVKSAVFSVSGLTAWHMNEQLQLQPGQTVLVTGASGGVGSLNVQIASRVFGATVIAVVGDMKIEQELKRLGAKYVVSYRSDQLTEDILAVNSGPVDAVLDVVGDALFKTAFAVLKNGGKFCISGSAGGQQTNLDFRMLYLKHLTFYGSVLGTRDEFGRMLEAIADGKLEPVIDRTFPLEEAAAAQSYFKETGKLGKIVLILKAD; from the coding sequence ATGAAAGCTGTTCAAGTCAATGGATATGGTGGTGTCGAGCAACTCGAAGTCGTGGAACGTCCGGTCCCGACACCGCGCGCTGGGGAAGTCCTGGTCGAAGTGAAAGCATGCGGCATCAACAACACAGAAATCTGGATGCGAGAAGGCGCCTACGGAACGGATGACAAATCGGGTTGGAAACCGGAGGGCGTTCAGTTTCCCCGTGTCCCGGGTTCCGATATCAGCGGCCGGATCATTGAAGTCGGGAGTGGTGTTGATCCCTCCCGGGTTGGTCAAGATGTCGTCCTGTTTCCGTTTACTTCAAGTGGCGCCGATGGAACGGAACATATCAGTGAAGATATGGCGTTCATCGGATCGGAATATGACGGGGGATACGCCGAGTATGTCGTCTGGCCGGCAACGCTCTGTTACGACATGCCGCTTGACGATTACGTCAAAAGTGCTGTTTTTTCCGTCAGTGGCTTGACGGCATGGCATATGAACGAACAACTCCAGTTACAGCCGGGGCAAACCGTCCTCGTGACGGGGGCAAGCGGCGGTGTCGGTTCGTTGAACGTTCAAATCGCCTCGCGGGTGTTTGGAGCAACTGTGATTGCCGTCGTCGGCGACATGAAGATCGAACAGGAATTGAAGCGTCTTGGGGCGAAATACGTCGTGTCTTACCGTTCCGATCAATTGACAGAAGACATCCTAGCTGTTAACAGCGGACCAGTTGACGCCGTACTCGATGTCGTCGGGGATGCGTTATTTAAGACGGCTTTTGCGGTTCTGAAAAACGGCGGTAAATTCTGTATTTCCGGTTCTGCCGGCGGACAACAGACGAACCTCGATTTTCGGATGCTGTACCTGAAGCACTTAACATTTTACGGCTCAGTGCTTGGAACGCGTGACGAGTTCGGACGGATGCTTGAAGCGATTGCTGACGGTAAACTCGAACCGGTCATTGATCGGACGTTTCCGCTTGAGGAAGCGGCGGCAGCCCAATCGTATTTTAAAGAGACAGGCAAACTCGGGAAAATCGTGTTGATACTGAAGGCGGATTGA
- a CDS encoding hemolysin family protein, with protein sequence MDTILFINLFLVVLLIVLTAFFVGSEFAVVKVRMSRLDQMIQEGNKSAVLAKKIAGDLDYYLSACQLGITVTALGLGALGEPTVEKILHPVFDEFGVSAAVSTLLSFGIAFVSVTFLHVVIGELAPKTLAIQYAEKMTLLFARPLYIFGKILYPFIWLLNGSARFFLGLFGVKPAGHEQAHSEDELKIIMAQSFQSGEINQTELALMQNVFAFDEHIVKDLMVPRMRMATISERLSKDELMEIFMDNPFTRYPVTEENDKDRILGYVNVKEMLTDFANGNHHPVTHYVKDLPVVSEVTSLQDTLRKMKKTRSHIVLVVDEYGGTAGIVAMEDLLEEIVGEIRDEFDTDEVEEIQELPNNEYLVAGTVLLEDLEARFGMTFTNDEDVDTIGGWIQMHNIDLQPGEHIDTEAFSVEVIEMENYQINQIKLWLHPLEQAE encoded by the coding sequence TTGGATACTATATTATTTATCAATTTATTTTTAGTGGTGTTATTGATCGTGTTGACCGCGTTTTTTGTTGGATCAGAGTTTGCGGTCGTCAAGGTACGGATGTCGCGTCTGGATCAAATGATTCAGGAAGGAAATAAGAGTGCCGTCCTGGCGAAGAAGATTGCCGGGGACCTGGACTATTACTTGTCTGCCTGTCAGCTTGGCATCACGGTAACGGCACTTGGTCTTGGTGCACTCGGTGAACCGACCGTCGAAAAAATCCTGCACCCGGTGTTTGATGAATTCGGCGTCTCGGCTGCCGTCTCGACTTTGTTGTCATTCGGGATTGCCTTTGTTTCCGTGACGTTCCTACACGTCGTCATCGGAGAACTTGCTCCGAAGACGTTAGCGATTCAATATGCGGAAAAAATGACCTTATTGTTTGCCCGTCCTCTGTATATCTTCGGGAAAATCCTGTATCCGTTCATTTGGTTACTCAATGGTTCGGCCCGCTTTTTCCTTGGATTATTCGGTGTCAAACCGGCTGGTCACGAACAAGCCCACTCAGAAGATGAATTGAAAATCATCATGGCACAAAGTTTTCAAAGCGGAGAAATCAATCAGACGGAACTCGCACTGATGCAGAATGTTTTTGCATTTGACGAGCATATCGTCAAAGATTTGATGGTTCCACGGATGCGAATGGCGACGATCTCAGAACGATTGTCAAAAGACGAGCTGATGGAAATATTCATGGATAATCCGTTTACCCGTTATCCGGTCACGGAAGAAAATGATAAGGACCGGATTCTCGGTTATGTCAACGTCAAGGAGATGTTGACGGACTTCGCCAATGGAAACCATCATCCGGTCACACATTACGTGAAGGATTTACCGGTCGTCTCGGAAGTCACTTCGCTCCAGGACACGTTACGGAAGATGAAAAAGACGCGGTCACATATCGTCCTCGTCGTTGATGAGTATGGCGGAACAGCCGGCATCGTCGCGATGGAAGACTTACTCGAAGAAATCGTCGGTGAGATTCGGGACGAGTTTGATACGGATGAAGTCGAAGAAATTCAAGAGTTGCCGAACAATGAGTATTTGGTCGCGGGAACCGTTTTGCTTGAAGATCTCGAAGCCCGGTTCGGTATGACGTTTACGAACGACGAAGACGTCGATACGATCGGCGGTTGGATCCAAATGCATAACATCGACCTGCAACCGGGAGAACACATTGATACGGAAGCCTTCTCGGTCGAAGTGATCGAGATGGAGAACTATCAAATCAATCAGATCAAATTATGGTTACATCCGCTTGAACAAGCGGAATAA
- a CDS encoding LytS/YhcK type 5TM receptor domain-containing protein, with protein sequence MLEQIPFLLSRLGMLALLAFLLSQWRISRHLFQTSSRRSHRFILLSVFVVSGILMNYAGIGLSPDKTIDPLLGLAVSPDQWIVDTRLTIIVTSGLLGGPLVGGLTGLLVGFHRYYLGAFGAESAWIIAVGTGLLSGLYSRQWRRKDGYSLLQPIGIVLTAVILDIGVALMLAPDQARVLELTRQAVFPMLFTNAVGISVFIAILRTQLKIENELFVRESARSYRLLDAIRPLRKNGMTVDVARKIGSTILEETKINRVVLLGPDGILADVRTGHDTADLFQHQTILEWVETAAVYRSEDELTRQIISFHPLQVEGKKAGIVCWFPVHLFDDTMERTMEQLVDLLARELVVHQEEQLNQFPNTSIKPILSPNYLLGIVDEIHQTADPDTPVKQQLGALRQLLTTARRLDMYPLREELLTLKSYLSLEGIRRYHPLTPAAVTIDLDIETAVEEHFVFPLLVTQLVDNALRHAFPQSGPYHRIDVRAFQEETHWVLEVSDNGVGIPAEFLKRWEQDKKTETSNLFLLRRALHRRYGEQAGCTIYSRPGGTRLKLTLPLTTDQM encoded by the coding sequence GTGCTTGAGCAAATCCCGTTTTTACTCAGCCGCTTAGGCATGTTAGCCTTACTGGCTTTTTTATTGTCGCAATGGCGGATATCGCGCCATTTGTTTCAAACGTCGTCGCGCCGTAGTCATCGTTTCATTTTGCTGAGTGTTTTTGTCGTATCGGGTATTTTGATGAACTATGCCGGAATTGGTCTTTCGCCGGATAAAACGATTGATCCGTTACTCGGATTAGCCGTTTCACCGGACCAGTGGATCGTCGACACCCGATTGACGATTATCGTCACGAGTGGTCTGCTTGGTGGTCCGCTCGTCGGCGGTTTGACCGGGTTACTGGTCGGATTTCACCGGTATTACCTCGGTGCATTCGGTGCGGAATCGGCTTGGATCATTGCGGTTGGAACAGGATTGTTGAGTGGGTTGTACAGTCGCCAGTGGCGCAGGAAAGACGGCTATTCCTTGCTCCAACCGATTGGTATCGTCTTAACTGCTGTCATCCTCGACATTGGTGTAGCATTGATGTTGGCGCCGGACCAAGCCCGTGTACTGGAATTGACACGTCAAGCCGTCTTTCCGATGTTGTTTACGAATGCAGTCGGAATCAGTGTCTTCATTGCGATCTTACGGACGCAGTTGAAAATTGAGAATGAATTGTTCGTTCGCGAATCCGCACGTTCCTATCGTTTATTGGATGCGATTCGTCCGTTGCGTAAAAATGGCATGACGGTTGATGTCGCCCGGAAAATCGGATCGACAATCTTGGAAGAAACGAAAATCAACCGTGTCGTTTTACTTGGACCGGATGGGATTTTGGCCGATGTCCGGACGGGACACGATACAGCGGATTTATTCCAGCATCAGACGATTTTAGAATGGGTGGAGACGGCTGCCGTTTACCGGTCGGAAGATGAGCTGACGCGTCAAATCATCTCGTTTCATCCTTTACAGGTCGAAGGAAAGAAAGCTGGCATTGTCTGTTGGTTTCCGGTCCATCTGTTCGATGATACGATGGAGCGAACGATGGAACAGTTGGTGGATCTTTTGGCACGCGAACTCGTCGTTCATCAAGAGGAACAACTGAATCAATTTCCGAACACCAGTATTAAACCGATCCTGAGTCCGAACTACCTCCTCGGGATCGTCGATGAAATCCATCAGACGGCTGATCCGGATACCCCGGTCAAACAACAGCTCGGAGCTTTGCGACAACTGCTTACGACAGCACGACGACTCGACATGTATCCCTTACGTGAAGAATTACTGACCTTAAAATCTTACTTGTCGCTGGAAGGAATCCGCCGGTATCATCCATTGACACCGGCTGCGGTCACGATTGATTTAGATATCGAAACGGCCGTTGAAGAACATTTTGTCTTTCCGTTGCTCGTGACACAGCTTGTCGATAATGCGTTACGTCATGCCTTTCCCCAAAGCGGTCCGTATCACCGGATTGATGTCCGGGCATTTCAGGAAGAGACACACTGGGTGCTTGAAGTGTCGGACAACGGAGTCGGTATACCGGCCGAATTCTTAAAACGCTGGGAGCAGGATAAAAAGACGGAAACGAGTAATTTGTTTTTATTACGACGTGCTCTTCACCGGCGATACGGTGAGCAGGCGGGGTGTACGATTTATTCCCGACCGGGTGGAACACGCCTGAAACTGACGTTGCCCCTTACGACCGATCAGATGTAA
- a CDS encoding DUF1934 domain-containing protein translates to MPNPAFAVAKKEIKKMQDRRKSCTLDDEVIEVKPVRYPVRLRQVTSIQDDAMRESVELEADGTLFETKDGFALKFMQEDEQPIDTTIKWSHDQVALNRKGPVSMHHVFILGQKTKSGYESQFGQMVMETETATIEMTEQRMQFQYDLMMNHQPVGLYTIELTWERSETHGV, encoded by the coding sequence ATGCCGAATCCAGCTTTTGCTGTCGCTAAAAAAGAAATCAAGAAGATGCAGGACAGAAGAAAATCGTGTACGCTAGACGATGAGGTGATAGAAGTGAAACCAGTACGTTATCCGGTCCGCCTGCGACAAGTGACATCGATTCAGGATGACGCGATGCGGGAGTCCGTTGAATTAGAAGCAGACGGGACTTTGTTTGAAACAAAAGACGGGTTTGCCCTGAAGTTCATGCAAGAAGATGAACAACCGATTGATACGACCATCAAGTGGTCGCACGATCAAGTTGCCCTGAACCGGAAAGGTCCGGTCTCAATGCACCATGTCTTCATTTTGGGTCAAAAAACCAAAAGTGGTTATGAGAGTCAGTTTGGTCAGATGGTGATGGAGACGGAAACGGCAACGATTGAAATGACAGAACAACGTATGCAATTCCAGTACGATCTGATGATGAATCATCAGCCGGTCGGTCTGTATACGATTGAATTAACTTGGGAACGGAGTGAAACACATGGCGTTTGA
- a CDS encoding NUDIX domain-containing protein, with protein sequence MRTLYRIVVGIVRQGDQLLLVKNQADGERAVWSLPGGVIEAGETLADALKREMAEETGLSVETFELAYVTENFIEQFDAHSLVTYFECAIRGELLPNDPDREVVDSQWVPIEQLGDYLLNRDVLEPLQDYLNKASKSYYLYEQMVW encoded by the coding sequence ATGAGAACGTTATACCGGATTGTCGTCGGGATTGTCAGACAGGGGGATCAGTTGCTGTTGGTCAAAAATCAGGCGGATGGGGAAAGAGCGGTGTGGAGTCTGCCGGGTGGTGTGATTGAAGCCGGCGAGACGCTGGCGGACGCTTTAAAACGGGAGATGGCAGAAGAAACCGGACTGTCCGTCGAGACGTTCGAACTGGCATACGTGACAGAAAACTTCATCGAACAGTTTGACGCCCACAGTCTCGTTACCTATTTTGAATGTGCGATCAGAGGCGAATTGTTACCAAATGATCCTGACCGAGAAGTCGTCGACAGTCAGTGGGTGCCGATCGAACAGTTGGGGGACTATCTCCTGAATCGTGATGTGCTTGAACCGTTGCAGGATTATTTGAATAAAGCATCTAAATCTTATTATTTGTATGAACAGATGGTCTGGTAA
- a CDS encoding DegV family protein: MTKIAWVTDSMAYFKKEEAEAIGVNVVPIQIMLGETAYNEDTITVERLFRALEADKKLVAKTSQPIFGEFVGTYERLKEEGYDCAIAVHCTNGLSSTVQSSASAAEAASFPVHIIDSHTAFENQQEFIRFGMALEAAGKSVEEITAALHALAKKTHFYMIVGNMETMRRGGRVSSGDLFLANLLSIKPIITTDEAGKIVPFKKARSLKKAYIEIIKQVEEAMRQHTFYKNRIYVATTMAPEMAADLRTQVAAKFPELTVLDGTFGPAIGTHAGAETVGLFWLND; the protein is encoded by the coding sequence ATGACTAAAATAGCATGGGTGACCGATAGTATGGCCTATTTCAAAAAGGAAGAGGCAGAAGCAATCGGCGTCAATGTCGTACCGATTCAAATCATGCTCGGTGAGACAGCATACAACGAAGATACGATTACTGTCGAACGGTTATTCCGAGCGCTTGAGGCAGACAAGAAGTTAGTCGCCAAAACCTCGCAACCGATTTTTGGGGAGTTCGTCGGGACGTATGAACGGTTAAAAGAAGAAGGATACGACTGTGCGATTGCCGTCCACTGTACAAACGGTTTGTCGAGTACGGTCCAAAGTTCAGCATCAGCAGCGGAAGCGGCGAGCTTCCCGGTCCACATCATCGATTCACATACAGCATTTGAAAACCAGCAGGAGTTCATCCGTTTCGGGATGGCGCTTGAAGCAGCAGGTAAATCAGTCGAAGAAATTACGGCTGCCTTGCATGCATTGGCAAAGAAGACACATTTTTATATGATCGTCGGGAACATGGAGACGATGCGCCGGGGTGGACGTGTCTCGTCCGGTGATTTGTTCCTTGCTAACCTGCTCAGCATCAAACCAATCATCACGACGGATGAAGCGGGAAAAATCGTCCCGTTTAAAAAAGCGCGGTCGCTGAAAAAGGCTTACATCGAAATCATCAAACAGGTCGAAGAAGCGATGCGTCAGCATACGTTTTATAAAAACCGGATTTATGTCGCGACGACGATGGCACCAGAGATGGCAGCCGATTTACGGACACAAGTCGCAGCAAAATTCCCGGAACTGACGG
- a CDS encoding aldose epimerase family protein: MITTKEVGFSGEQPIIAFTLMNRNGHSVELLNLGGKITAIRVPDQHGTIENVVLAFDDMEEYLEDPHHLGATIGRVGGRIANGAFALEGMNYILEQNEGEHHLHGGSVNWSNRFFDYEIDGELLHLLLTSPDGENGYPGQLDVRLTIDWTDEDVLILTYHATTTASTPFSPTNHTYFNLTGNAKTTIEQHRLRMDAPFYVPLNEESVPMGEILSVNETVFDFRKARSLYEVTHASDEALRQAGSGVDHPFLLKEGGEIVLEEPVSGRILRVETDQPGVVVYTGNHLAGDFTIAGRRATPYLGICLETQGLPDAINQPDFPSVVLRAGEVYEKRTTFQFSRVQ, from the coding sequence ATGATTACAACAAAAGAAGTCGGTTTTTCCGGCGAGCAGCCGATCATCGCTTTTACATTGATGAATCGTAACGGACACAGCGTGGAATTACTCAATTTGGGCGGGAAAATCACGGCAATCCGTGTTCCGGATCAACACGGGACAATTGAGAATGTCGTCTTAGCCTTTGATGATATGGAAGAATATTTAGAAGATCCCCACCATTTAGGGGCAACAATCGGACGGGTCGGCGGGCGGATCGCCAACGGAGCGTTTGCATTAGAAGGGATGAACTATATCCTGGAGCAAAACGAAGGAGAGCATCACCTTCATGGAGGGAGCGTCAACTGGTCGAATCGTTTTTTTGATTATGAAATCGACGGTGAGCTGTTACATCTGCTCTTGACGAGTCCGGATGGAGAAAACGGCTATCCGGGTCAACTGGATGTCCGGTTGACGATTGACTGGACGGACGAAGATGTACTGATTTTGACGTATCACGCGACGACGACGGCATCGACACCGTTCAGTCCGACGAATCATACGTATTTTAATTTGACAGGAAATGCGAAAACGACGATTGAGCAACATCGTCTCCGGATGGATGCGCCGTTTTACGTACCGCTAAATGAAGAGTCGGTTCCGATGGGCGAGATTTTATCCGTCAACGAGACCGTCTTTGACTTCCGAAAAGCGCGTTCTCTGTATGAAGTGACGCATGCGAGTGACGAAGCGTTGCGCCAGGCCGGCAGTGGTGTTGACCACCCGTTTTTACTGAAAGAAGGCGGAGAAATCGTCTTAGAGGAACCGGTCAGTGGCCGGATTTTACGTGTTGAAACTGATCAACCGGGTGTCGTCGTCTATACGGGAAATCATTTGGCAGGAGACTTTACAATCGCCGGGCGCCGGGCGACACCCTATCTCGGGATTTGTCTTGAGACACAAGGATTGCCGGACGCGATCAATCAACCAGATTTTCCGTCTGTCGTTTTGCGGGCAGGCGAGGTCTATGAAAAGCGGACGACCTTCCAATTTAGTCGAGTGCAGTAA